One genomic region from Cryptococcus gattii WM276 chromosome C, complete sequence encodes:
- a CDS encoding SNARE binding protein, putative (Similar to TIGR gene model, INSD accession AAW42029.1): MRLTIIAPDSVHEHEVSPSLLIQDIINIVEATADLPPAVIVLTSDAGTPLTDPTRTLESYGLNGETATIFLTPTGPSAASSSSIPFPDADADIERMRLQALGNPSLMNDLRERDPETFAAIQGGTQSFKRALQMAQSRQRDAEFEKQRQIEALNADPYDIEAQKKIEEAIRMEAVLENMQHAMEYSPESFGNVTMLYINVEVNGHPVKAFVDSGAQTTIISPECAEQCGIMRLLDTRFAGMAEGVGTARILGRIHSAQIKLGSLYLPCAFSVLEGRSVDLLFGLDMLKRHQCCIDLSTNTLRINNTEVPFLAEHELPDKARRRGEAQVAGEMGDAAGKGLKAGVASPKLGKVFPGEGHALGAGSSTGPGTSAGNASATAIRTGGAASVPTPSSRWKEEDIQTLVNLGAPRAHAIQLLEASGGNVDVAASMLFG; the protein is encoded by the exons ATGAGACTCACGATTATTGCCCCAGATTCGGTTCACGAGCATGAAGTGTCCCCTTCTTTGCTCATCCAGGATATCATCAATATCGTTGAGGCAACT GCCGATCTTCCCCCGGCTGTTATTGTTCTCACAAGTGACGCTGGTACACCACTCACGGACCCCACAAGGACTCTCGAAAGCTATGGGTTGAATGGAGAGACAGCCACCATCTTCCTTACACCTAC AGGACCATCCGCCgcttcctcatcttcaatTCCGTTCCCTGATGCTGATGCCGACATTGAGAGGATGCGTTTACAAGCGCTCGGCAATCCATCTTTGATGAATGACTTGCGAGAA CGTGACCCAGAAACTTTTGCCGCTATTCAAGGAGGTACCCAAAGTTTCAAGAGAGCCCTTCAAATGGCGCAATCAAGACAAAGAGATGCCGAATTCGAAAAGCAACGTCAGATTGAA GCACTCAACGCCGATCCTTATGACATTGAAGCCCAAAAAAAGATAGAGGAAGCAATCCGGATGGAGGCCGTTTTGGAGAATATGCAGCACGCTATGGAGTATTCT CCTGAGTCGTTTGGAAACGTGACCATGCTGTATATAAACGTAGAAGTAAATGGCCATCCTGTCAAGGCGTTTGTTGATTCTGGTGCCCAAACCACCATCA TTTCCCCTGAATGTGCCGAGCAATGTGGAATTATGCGCCTTCTTGACACACGTTTCGCCGGTATGGCCGAAGGCGTAGGAACGGCTCGTATCCTCGGTCGTATCCATTCTGCACAAATTAAGCTCGGCTCGCTCTACCTTCCCTGTGCATTCTCAGTCCTCGAAGGCCGTTCAGTCGACCTCTTATTTGGTCTTGACATGCTCAAACGCCATCAATGCTGTATCGATCTTTCCACCAACACACTTCGGATAAATAACACTGAGGTACCCTTTTTGGCGGAACATGAGCTGCCTGACAAGGCGAGAAGACGTGGGGAAGCGCAAGTGGCTGGGGAAATGGGTGATGCGGCAGGGAAAGGGTTGAAGGCGGGTGTGGCAAGTCCTAAGCTTGGGAAGGTGTTCCCAGGTGAAGGGCATGCGCTTGGTGCGGGTAGCTCGACTGGGCCTGGGACGTCTGCGGGGAATGCAAGTGCAACAGCAATAAGGACTGGAGGGGCTGCAAGTGTTCCCACGCCCTCAAGTAGgtggaaggaggaagataTCCAAACC CTTGTGAATCTGGGCGCTCCTAGGGCGCACGCTATACAATTACTTGAAGCGTCAGGTGGAAACGTAGACGTCGCTGCTTCTATGCTCTTTGGTTAG
- a CDS encoding uncharacterized protein (Similar to TIGR gene model, INSD accession AAW42027.1), with product MTTSAYSDLIVRAEELVKAHMAKYDPSHDWAHDKYAKPGSPTLSDMLFPILQPQMPNETIERILSIIPSVSYTAETALLAAGEWTWQNDCLELHAVQDADRLDAIGAVGILRCAAYSGATKRVLVENGDTGGKSAEAHFEEKLLKVRDRMKTAFGKEEAERRHQTVCICDIFSDFQKS from the exons ATGACCACCTCTGCCTATTCTGACCTCATAGTACGCGCTGAAGAGCTCGTAAAAGCTCACATGGCCAA ATATGACCCTTCGCATGACTGGGCACACG ACAAATACGCCAAACCTGGATCCCCAACTCTCTCCGACATGCTCTTCCCCATTCTCCAGCCACAAATGCCCAACGAAACCATCGAACGTATCCTCTCCATCATCCCTTCCGTCTCATACACTGCCGAAACCGCTCTTCTGGCAGCTGGCGAATGGACATGGCAGAATGACTGCCTGGAGCTACATGCCGTCCAGGATGCGGACAGACTGGACGCTATCGGTGCGGTCGGTATCCTGAGGTGTGCTGCTTATAGTGGGGCTACGAAACGGGTATTGGTGGAAAATGGAGATACTGGAGGCAAGAGTGCAGAAGCGCATTTTGAGGAAAAGTTGCTAAAAGTGAGGGATAGGATGAAGACTGCTTttgggaaggaagaggctgAGCGAAGACATCAAACTGTGTGCATTTGCGATATTTTTTCTGATTTTCAAAAGAGCTGA
- a CDS encoding Hypothetical Protein (Similar to TIGR gene model, INSD accession AAW42026.1), with protein sequence MPPSLVLFTTSQTPLAVRYPHPLRPILTVPPLLHRSLHNALDRDQPSAVFIGDAKGAGGVTQGTLYIPNLEELVNPSPLSVPNGHAAPEAVQDDIELTIKIHLTVSPTSIPTASAQAEWVGEALQVVRKAKCLPLPDNLLIGFKGIDYRGVKTATSAEGSVAPNTETIPAELEEEVLKVWERVFAERSRLVKEGGKLGSLYAPQGLLKKLTEREEGRGRVKVNALDTPDCHHLPKEYTEYARKNGVELWAGGGGEGSDPVPSAHLQNVLQEFLPAIRKIIPEEQVEELKKLDNSIPLRQDGSKFEDVETGVQVRWVLSYTALSTSRNVVKDRGYIIAADLV encoded by the exons ATGCCTCCATCTCTCGTTCTCTTCACCACATCCCAAACGCCTCTTGCGGTCCGCTACCCCCACCCGCTCAGGCCGATCCTTACCGTTCCACCCCTCTTACACCGCTCCTTACACAATGCTCTCGATAGAGACCAACCATCAGCGGTTTTTATCGGTGATGCCAAAGGCGCCGGAGGTGTTACACAGGGGACGTTGTACATCCCCAACCTAGAAGAACTGGTCAATCCATCACCTTTATCAGTGCCCAACGGCCACGCTGCTCCGGAAGCAGTACAGGACGACATCGAGTTGACCATCAAGATCCATCTAACCGTTTCTCCTACATCCATCCCAACTGCTTCTGCCCAAGCCGAGTGGGTCGGCGAAGCCCTACAAGTTGTTCGAAAGGCAAAATGTCTGCCCTTGCCCGACAACCTGCTGATAGGTTTCAAAGGTATAGATTATCGCGGAGTAAAGACTGCCACCAGTGCTGAGGGGTCAGTGGCTCCTAATACCGAGACTATACCTGCAGAattggaggaagaagtgCTCAAAGTCTGGGAACGAGTTTTCGCGGAGCGAAGTAGGCTTGTCAAAGAGGGCGGCAAGTTGGGAAGTCTGTATGCCCCTCAGGGGTTGCTAAAGAAGCTCAcggagagagaagaaggtaGGGGGCGTGTCAAGGTGAATGCGCTTGATACCCCGGATTGtcaccatcttccaaaGGAATACACAGAGTATGCAAGGAAGAATGGGGTTGAGCTGTGGGCAGGCGGCGGGGGTGAAGGCAGTG ACCCGGTACCTTCAGCGCACCTTCAAAACGTTTTGCAAGAATTCCTCCCTGCAATCCGCAAAATCATTCCCGAAGAACAAGTAGAGGAATTGAAGAAGCTTGACAATTCGATACCTTTGCGTCAAGACGGGTCAAAGTTTGAGGATGTTGAGACAGGCGTACAAGTACGATGGGTCTTGAGT TACACTGCTCTTTCTACCAGTAGGAACGTTGTCAAGGATAGGGG CTACATCATCGCCGCCGATCTTGTATAA